CTCCGGCGGCCCCGAGGCGGCCCGGGCGTTCGCCGGCCGGGTCGACCTCCGGGCGCACGCGGCGCGGATCGACTGCCCGCTGCTGGTGGTCGACGGCGGCCGGGACGTCATCCCCGGCGTGGTCAACGGCGAACCGCTGGCCCGCGCCGCCCGCCTCGGCGAGTACCTCCTCGTCCCGCACGGCGACCACCTGCTCGGCAACGCCCGCACCGACTGGCTCCCGGCCACCGCCGACTGGCTGGCGGCCCGCCTGCGCGGCTGAGCGACCGCCCGTCCGCGCGTCACATCGCCTCGCATCGCGTCGCACCGCGTCGCGTTCCGGTGGCGGATGCGACGGTTCGATGCTCACCGGGAGGTCCGTGGACCCGGAGTTCCTCGTCCCCGATGCGCCCCCGGTCGGCCCTGAGGTGGTGCTTCCGGCCGGGGTGCGCGTTCGGTGCGGGTCCTCGTTCGGGGCGGGGTGGGTCAGTTGACGTACACCAGGGGGCTGCCGGCCTGGGTGCTGTCGGCCACCGGGCCGTAGGTGGCGGAGAAGTATCCCTCGCCGGGGCAGAGGCCCGAGCCGCCGCTCTTGACGAAGTGCTCGTTGCGGAAGGCCAGGCTGTGGGCCACGTTGTCGGCGTTGCCGGCGAAGGCCCCGCTGAGCTGGTAGCTGCAGGTGATGGTGCCGAACCAGGAGTTGAGCACGGCGGTGGCCTGGATCGGCGCGGCCGAGCCGGCGGTGAGGGTGACCGGCAGGCCGGCGGCGTCGCTGACCGCGACGCCGTACGGGAGGTTGCCGACGGTGAGGCTCTTCACCGAGGTGACGCCGGTGACGTTGCTGGTGCAGGAGCTGAAGGTCTGCCCGGTGAGGGACTCGGTGGCGGTGCCGGGCGCGGCCGGGTTGTCGGTCACTCTCGACGTGAACTGCGAGGCGCCGCAGGTCACTCCGGTGGTGCTGGTGGCGCTCGCGTAGAACGTGGCCTTGGTCCCGGAGGCCAGCGGCGCGACCAGCACGTCACCCACCGCGACGGCCGTACCGCCGGCACCGCCGGTGGTGAGCACGGGCGTGGCGGCGGCGACCTGACCGGGGGCGCTGGCGGACGCGGGCATCGCCCCGAGGGCGAGGGTCGCGGCGGCGGCCACGGCCAGGGCGAGACAACTGCGAGTACGCATGGGAAAGCCTCTTCCTCGATGAGTGTGGGGTACGAGAAGACGAACTTTCGTTCCTCCTCGGCGAGTTGGGGCGCCGAGGGAGCTGAGTACGTTTGTAGGGCCCTGGCTGTGCACCGTCAAGACAATCGGCCGAGTTTGCTGACAGTTCGTCAGCAAGAGTGGTGGGCGTAGGGGCGGCTACGGCCGGTGGAAGCGGACCTCCGGGTCGGCCGGGGTGGGGGCGTCCAGGATCGGCTGCGGAAGGCCCCCGAGATGGAGGTCGAAGAAGGCGCCGACGTACGCCCGGGTGATCTCGGCGGAGCGCGGTCCGGAGAGCGGTTCCGCCGGGTCGATCATGCCCAGCCGGCCTCCGAGCACGGGCAGGTCGGTGGCGGTGAAGTGGCCGGAGCCGTCCACCGTGAGCCAGCGCTTCCAGCCGTCCAGGCG
The window above is part of the Kitasatospora sp. HUAS MG31 genome. Proteins encoded here:
- a CDS encoding Tat pathway signal sequence domain protein, which codes for MRTRSCLALAVAAAATLALGAMPASASAPGQVAAATPVLTTGGAGGTAVAVGDVLVAPLASGTKATFYASATSTTGVTCGASQFTSRVTDNPAAPGTATESLTGQTFSSCTSNVTGVTSVKSLTVGNLPYGVAVSDAAGLPVTLTAGSAAPIQATAVLNSWFGTITCSYQLSGAFAGNADNVAHSLAFRNEHFVKSGGSGLCPGEGYFSATYGPVADSTQAGSPLVYVN